A genomic window from Micromonospora violae includes:
- a CDS encoding GNAT family N-acetyltransferase, translating to MLRQQDVGHRIVVRRIVGIREGRPQFSDALGELVELSETHLTLATAQGQLRVPVAQVHRAKRVPPTRRPTAAAVVALERAADEAWPAPTRGRLGDWLLRSAEGWTGRANSALPIGDPDRPLAAAVDAVERWYAELGQPALINTPLPLAAPVGAELDARGWGTRPPVLVQTAPLPVLTSTSAGGLAGGRGNGRGDGVAGAAADEQGGGVVGGQGGAAADEQGGAAADEQGGAAADGQAGATGDGQGGATGDGQGGAIVELATAPSDEWLAIAAGRKGGLPDAAWHVLTAVDQVRFAHVYADGTLAAIGRGTVTGQGRWLGLSLIEVLPAARRQGFAGRVIHELATWGASAGATHAFLQVEQRNTAAVTLYQSLGLVTHHTYLTRVAPT from the coding sequence GTGCTCCGACAGCAGGATGTGGGACACCGAATCGTGGTCCGCCGTATTGTGGGGATTCGCGAAGGCCGGCCACAATTTTCCGATGCCCTCGGCGAGCTGGTCGAGCTGAGCGAGACTCATCTCACGCTGGCCACCGCGCAGGGGCAGTTACGGGTCCCGGTGGCGCAGGTCCACCGCGCCAAACGCGTACCACCCACCCGTCGGCCCACCGCCGCCGCCGTCGTGGCCCTGGAGCGGGCCGCCGACGAGGCCTGGCCGGCACCGACACGGGGCCGACTCGGGGACTGGCTGCTCCGGTCGGCCGAGGGATGGACCGGGCGCGCCAACTCGGCACTGCCGATCGGCGACCCGGACCGACCGCTGGCCGCCGCCGTCGACGCGGTGGAACGCTGGTACGCCGAGCTGGGCCAACCCGCGTTGATCAACACGCCGCTGCCGCTCGCCGCACCGGTCGGCGCCGAACTGGACGCCCGCGGCTGGGGCACCCGCCCACCAGTACTGGTGCAGACCGCGCCGCTACCCGTGCTGACGTCAACCTCGGCCGGCGGGTTGGCCGGCGGGCGGGGTAACGGGCGCGGCGACGGAGTGGCCGGCGCGGCGGCCGACGAGCAGGGCGGCGGGGTGGTCGGCGGGCAGGGCGGCGCGGCGGCCGACGAGCAGGGCGGCGCGGCGGCCGACGAGCAGGGCGGCGCGGCGGCCGACGGGCAGGCCGGCGCGACGGGCGACGGGCAGGGCGGCGCGACGGGCGACGGGCAGGGCGGCGCGATCGTCGAGCTGGCCACCGCGCCGAGCGACGAGTGGCTGGCCATCGCCGCCGGCCGCAAGGGCGGCCTGCCGGACGCCGCCTGGCACGTCCTCACCGCGGTGGACCAGGTCCGCTTCGCCCACGTGTACGCCGACGGCACCCTGGCGGCCATCGGCCGCGGCACGGTGACCGGCCAGGGGCGCTGGCTGGGCCTCAGCCTGATCGAAGTCCTACCGGCGGCCCGCCGACAAGGGTTCGCCGGCCGGGTGATCCACGAACTGGCGACCTGGGGCGCCTCCGCTGGCGCGACGCACGCGTTCCTCCAGGTCGAGCAGCGCAACACGGCAGCGGTCACGCTCTACCAGAGTCTTGGCCTCGTCACCCATCACACCTACCTGACTCGGGTCGCCCCAACCTGA
- a CDS encoding M48 family metallopeptidase, with amino-acid sequence MSATYRALASVVMLIGFYVVALLQLAAVAALGVWLFSHTNGLVTGKVLLPLVVALGAVAVGLWRAMRAKNEPAPGLILTEREAPGLWAAVRELATAVDTRAPDEIRLVPEVNAAVAEQSQLLGLIGGRRTLYVGLPLLQALRMDQLRSVLAHELGHYSGKHTRLGAVAYRGRLAIAETLNRISPRNPIGWVFKGYARLYLIVDNAASRRQELEADRSSVLLAGPDAAASALRALPALDAAWGFFMRRYVEPGWSAELAPDDLFGGFGHLLRGRQDEIDQLRENTPDRKPSRWDTHPPIGVRVAAMAGLPAGAATSDDRPAALLLADIDTAGRQLQGIVVDHGHRQLLPWPQFIAAAIAAGVQQQADSVYRAVGRFAGVSGPGLTTVLDLVRSGRLGEFAEQFFGDATGEEAAARFAGTMEMLLDNAAVRSGRAHWQLSWSGPAQFVGPEGQPWDLAEIAKLAVAPQTLDVALARLTELGIDPAGATVVEDRVSGRDADLIGALANIKIDGTEHDVLVLDRGLVLVADPGKASQGEKRLGELVTSVPIAELAARHTFLPYEEIVSVDVTREIPLKAELTMHDGRVLAIQELYSSELLEKQSRKTLLRVFGQIGD; translated from the coding sequence ATGTCCGCGACATACCGGGCGCTCGCCTCGGTGGTCATGTTGATCGGCTTCTACGTCGTCGCGCTCCTCCAGCTCGCCGCCGTCGCCGCGCTCGGGGTCTGGCTGTTCAGTCACACCAACGGCCTCGTCACCGGCAAGGTGCTGCTGCCCCTGGTCGTCGCGCTGGGCGCGGTGGCCGTCGGGCTCTGGCGGGCGATGCGCGCGAAGAACGAGCCGGCCCCGGGCCTGATCCTCACCGAACGGGAAGCCCCGGGCCTGTGGGCTGCCGTCCGCGAGCTGGCAACCGCCGTCGACACCCGCGCCCCGGACGAGATCCGGCTGGTGCCCGAGGTGAACGCCGCGGTCGCCGAGCAGAGCCAACTGCTCGGCCTGATTGGTGGACGACGCACCCTGTACGTCGGCCTGCCGCTGCTCCAGGCGTTGCGGATGGACCAGTTACGCTCGGTGCTGGCACACGAGCTGGGCCACTACTCCGGCAAGCACACCCGCCTCGGCGCGGTGGCGTACCGGGGTCGGCTGGCAATCGCGGAGACGCTGAACCGGATCAGCCCCCGCAACCCGATCGGCTGGGTCTTCAAGGGTTACGCCCGGCTCTACCTGATCGTGGACAACGCCGCGTCCCGCCGGCAGGAGCTGGAGGCCGACCGGTCCTCCGTACTGCTGGCCGGGCCGGACGCCGCGGCCTCCGCGCTGCGTGCCCTGCCGGCGCTCGACGCGGCCTGGGGCTTCTTCATGCGCCGGTACGTCGAGCCGGGCTGGTCCGCCGAGCTGGCGCCGGACGACCTCTTCGGCGGCTTCGGCCACCTGCTGCGCGGCCGGCAGGACGAGATCGACCAGCTGCGGGAGAACACCCCCGACCGGAAGCCGTCACGGTGGGACACCCACCCGCCGATCGGCGTCCGGGTGGCCGCGATGGCGGGTCTGCCGGCGGGAGCGGCCACGTCCGACGACCGGCCCGCCGCGCTGCTGCTCGCCGACATCGACACCGCCGGTCGGCAGTTGCAGGGCATCGTGGTCGACCACGGCCACCGTCAGCTGCTGCCCTGGCCGCAGTTCATCGCCGCGGCGATCGCGGCCGGGGTGCAACAGCAGGCGGACAGCGTCTACCGGGCGGTGGGGCGTTTCGCCGGCGTCAGCGGGCCGGGCCTCACGACGGTGCTGGACCTGGTGCGCTCCGGTCGGTTGGGCGAGTTCGCCGAACAGTTCTTCGGCGACGCCACCGGCGAGGAGGCCGCCGCCCGGTTCGCCGGAACGATGGAGATGCTGCTCGACAACGCAGCCGTCCGCTCCGGTCGGGCCCACTGGCAGCTCTCCTGGTCCGGTCCGGCCCAGTTCGTCGGGCCGGAGGGGCAACCGTGGGACCTCGCCGAGATCGCCAAGCTGGCCGTCGCGCCGCAGACCCTGGACGTGGCGCTGGCCCGCCTCACCGAGTTGGGCATCGACCCCGCCGGCGCGACGGTGGTGGAGGACCGGGTCTCCGGGCGGGACGCCGACCTGATCGGCGCGCTGGCCAACATCAAGATCGACGGTACGGAGCACGACGTCCTCGTCCTCGACCGAGGGCTGGTCCTGGTCGCCGACCCCGGCAAGGCCAGTCAGGGCGAGAAGCGGCTCGGCGAGTTGGTCACCTCGGTGCCGATCGCGGAGCTGGCCGCCCGGCACACGTTCCTGCCGTACGAGGAGATCGTCTCCGTGGACGTCACGCGGGAGATACCGCTGAAGGCGGAGCTGACCATGCACGACGGCCGGGTGCTCGCCATCCAGGAGCTGTACTCCAGCGAACTGCTGGAGAAGCAGAGCCGGAAGACCCTGCTGCGGGTCTTCGGCCAGATCGGCGACTGA
- a CDS encoding prephenate dehydrogenase, which yields MVDEPGARVRAAVVGTGLIGGSVLLRMYAAGVDVIGWDPDPATRRETRQVGVPAPDRLVDAVADRDVVFLCGPLPTLPATLVEVAAMTGEHCVLTDVGSTKEQVAAFAAAQGLTHRFVPGHPMAGTDRAGLTAARSDLLVGAAWVLCPAPGPATSAFRWLAELLVRLFEARVVPMSATEHDSAAALASHVPHLLAGALAGAVQRASLRDAILALAAGSFSDGTRVAGTPAERTANMLLGNRDRVLGELAEVTAFLDDLAAALRTDDAAALTARYAEARAARAALRDRRFDAYDREFPTGGDHAAEVSWLRELGVAGGHLTGLHVGADTVSYAARRPVAD from the coding sequence ATGGTGGACGAACCGGGCGCGCGGGTGCGGGCGGCGGTGGTCGGCACCGGCCTGATCGGTGGCTCGGTGCTGCTCCGGATGTACGCCGCCGGCGTCGACGTGATCGGGTGGGACCCCGACCCGGCGACCCGGCGGGAGACCCGCCAAGTGGGCGTGCCCGCGCCGGACCGGCTGGTCGACGCGGTGGCCGACCGGGACGTGGTCTTCCTGTGCGGGCCGTTGCCCACCCTGCCGGCGACGTTGGTCGAGGTGGCGGCGATGACCGGTGAGCACTGCGTGTTGACCGACGTCGGTAGCACCAAGGAGCAGGTGGCGGCGTTCGCCGCCGCGCAGGGGCTGACCCATCGGTTCGTGCCCGGGCACCCGATGGCGGGCACCGACCGGGCTGGCTTGACGGCCGCGCGGTCGGACCTGCTCGTTGGTGCGGCGTGGGTGCTCTGTCCGGCGCCCGGGCCGGCCACCAGCGCGTTCCGCTGGTTGGCCGAGCTGTTGGTGCGGCTCTTCGAGGCCCGGGTGGTGCCGATGTCCGCCACGGAGCACGACTCGGCTGCCGCGCTCGCCTCGCACGTGCCGCACCTGCTGGCCGGCGCGCTGGCCGGGGCGGTGCAGCGCGCATCGCTGCGTGACGCGATACTCGCGCTCGCCGCCGGCAGCTTCTCCGACGGCACCCGGGTCGCCGGAACCCCGGCCGAGCGGACCGCCAACATGCTGCTCGGCAACCGGGACCGGGTGCTGGGTGAGCTGGCCGAGGTCACCGCGTTCCTGGACGACCTGGCCGCCGCGCTGCGCACCGACGACGCTGCGGCGCTCACCGCGCGGTACGCCGAGGCGCGGGCCGCCCGCGCGGCGCTGCGCGACCGGCGTTTCGATGCGTACGACCGCGAGTTCCCGACCGGCGGTGACCACGCCGCCGAGGTGTCCTGGCTGCGTGAGCTGGGGGTGGCCGGGGGTCACCTGACCGGCCTGCACGTCGGGGCGGACACGGTCTCCTACGCGGCGCGCCGGCCCGTGGCTGACTAG
- the fdxA gene encoding ferredoxin, with protein MTYIIAEPCVDVLDKACIEECPVDCIYEGNRMLYIHPDECVDCGACEPVCPVEAIFYEDDVPEQWKDYTGANYEFFEDLGSPGGASKIGKVEKDATFVAAQPPRGEGH; from the coding sequence GTGACCTACATCATCGCCGAGCCGTGCGTGGATGTGCTCGACAAGGCATGCATCGAGGAGTGCCCGGTCGACTGCATTTACGAGGGCAATCGGATGCTCTACATCCACCCCGACGAGTGCGTCGACTGTGGTGCCTGTGAGCCCGTCTGCCCCGTGGAGGCGATCTTCTACGAGGACGACGTCCCGGAGCAGTGGAAGGACTACACCGGCGCGAACTACGAGTTCTTCGAGGACCTGGGCTCGCCCGGTGGCGCCTCGAAGATCGGCAAGGTGGAGAAGGACGCCACCTTCGTCGCCGCGCAGCCGCCACGCGGCGAGGGGCACTGA
- the dapC gene encoding succinyldiaminopimelate transaminase, translating into MNRPAPVSSRLPEFTWDTLDAAATLAAAHPEGLINLSMGTPVDPVPEVIRRALADASDAPGYPLTAGTPALRAAIAAWVSRACGAGVDGLGVLPTIGSKELVAWLPTLLGIGPGDVVVVPSIAYPTYEDGARLAGATVVRTDSLTSVGPTSRVRLVWVNSPGNPTGRVLPAAHLRKVVDWARERGAVVASDECYLPLGWSAEPVSVLSPQVSGGSYAGVLALHSLSKRSNLAGYRAGFVAGDPALVAELLKVRKHAGMIVPAPVQAAMVAALQDERHAEEQRERYRARREVLTAAFTGAGFTVEHSEAGLYLWLTRGEDCWQTVDWLARRGILVAAGVFYGPTAGKYVRVALTESDEHIASVAARLA; encoded by the coding sequence CTGAACCGGCCCGCGCCGGTCTCGTCGCGGCTGCCCGAGTTCACCTGGGACACCCTGGACGCCGCGGCCACGCTGGCCGCGGCGCATCCCGAGGGCCTGATCAACCTCTCCATGGGTACGCCGGTCGACCCGGTGCCCGAGGTGATCCGGCGGGCGTTGGCTGACGCGTCCGATGCTCCCGGTTACCCGCTGACCGCCGGCACCCCGGCGTTGCGGGCCGCGATCGCGGCGTGGGTGTCCCGAGCCTGCGGCGCAGGCGTCGACGGTCTCGGTGTGCTGCCGACCATCGGTTCGAAGGAGCTGGTGGCCTGGTTGCCGACGCTGCTCGGCATCGGCCCGGGTGACGTGGTGGTGGTGCCGTCGATCGCGTACCCCACCTACGAGGACGGTGCCCGGCTGGCCGGCGCCACCGTCGTCCGTACCGATTCGCTGACGTCGGTCGGGCCGACCTCGCGGGTTCGGTTGGTCTGGGTGAACTCGCCCGGCAACCCGACCGGCCGGGTGCTGCCCGCGGCGCACCTGCGCAAGGTGGTCGACTGGGCCCGCGAACGTGGCGCGGTGGTCGCGAGTGACGAGTGCTACCTGCCGTTGGGCTGGTCGGCGGAGCCGGTTTCGGTGCTGTCGCCGCAGGTCAGCGGGGGCAGCTATGCCGGTGTGCTGGCTCTGCACTCACTCTCCAAGCGGTCCAACCTCGCCGGTTACCGGGCCGGTTTCGTGGCCGGCGACCCGGCGCTCGTCGCCGAGCTGCTCAAGGTTCGCAAGCACGCGGGCATGATCGTGCCCGCTCCGGTGCAGGCGGCCATGGTGGCCGCGTTGCAGGACGAGCGGCACGCCGAGGAGCAGCGGGAGCGTTACCGCGCCCGGCGGGAGGTGCTCACCGCGGCGTTCACCGGTGCCGGGTTCACCGTCGAGCACTCCGAGGCGGGTCTCTACCTCTGGCTGACCAGGGGTGAGGACTGCTGGCAGACGGTCGACTGGCTGGCCCGTCGGGGCATCCTGGTCGCCGCTGGCGTCTTCTACGGCCCGACGGCCGGGAAGTACGTCCGGGTCGCGCTGACCGAGTCTGACGAGCACATCGCCAGCGTCGCCGCCCGCCTCGCCTGA